The following coding sequences are from one Pseudonocardia sp. EC080619-01 window:
- a CDS encoding peptide chain release factor 3: protein MTDPQDAHVIGETARRRTFAVISHPDAGKSTLTEALALHAEVIDSAGAVHGKSGRKGVTSDWMEMERARGISVSSAVLQFAYRDCVINLLDTPGHGDFSEDTYRVLAAVDAAVMLLDAAKGLEPQTLKLFDVCRSRGVPIVTFVNKWDRPGREALELLDEVEQTIGLRPMPLTWPLGIAGQFKGLIERDTGAYTAFTRAAGGATKATATAVDTDTIAAQEPEYWQAAQDELGLLDEIGATWDEKDFLSGAATPVLFGSALSNIGVARLLDSLVDLAPAPAARPDVDGEDRPLSAPTSGLVFKVQAGMDKAHRDRMAFLRICSGRFERGMVLTHATTGKPFATKYAQSVFGSERRTVEEAFPGDIVGLVNATALRPGDTLYASGPVEFPSIPAFAPEHFAVIRAKDAGKYKQFRRGIEQLGNEAVIQILRSDLRGDQAPVLAAVGPLQFDVVTGRLETEFNAPVLLDRLPYQIARLTEQAAVDALSSQSECEVLRRDSDGEYLALFSNKWRMDIIQKKFPDLRFEAMPAGSSIS from the coding sequence GTGACCGACCCGCAGGACGCCCACGTCATCGGCGAGACCGCGCGCCGGCGCACCTTCGCCGTCATCTCCCACCCCGACGCCGGCAAGTCCACCCTCACCGAGGCCCTCGCCCTGCACGCCGAGGTCATCGACTCGGCGGGCGCGGTGCACGGCAAGTCCGGCCGCAAGGGCGTGACGTCGGACTGGATGGAGATGGAGCGGGCCCGCGGCATCTCGGTGTCGTCGGCGGTGCTGCAGTTCGCCTACCGCGACTGCGTGATCAACCTGCTCGACACCCCCGGCCACGGCGACTTCTCCGAGGACACCTACCGGGTGCTCGCCGCCGTCGACGCCGCGGTGATGCTGCTCGACGCGGCCAAGGGCCTCGAACCGCAGACCCTCAAGCTGTTCGACGTCTGCCGGTCCCGCGGCGTCCCGATCGTCACCTTCGTCAACAAGTGGGACCGGCCCGGCCGGGAGGCCCTGGAACTGCTCGACGAGGTCGAGCAGACCATCGGACTGCGCCCGATGCCGCTGACCTGGCCGCTCGGGATCGCGGGCCAGTTCAAGGGGCTGATCGAGCGCGACACGGGCGCCTACACGGCCTTCACCCGTGCGGCCGGCGGGGCGACCAAGGCGACCGCGACGGCCGTCGACACGGACACGATCGCCGCGCAGGAGCCGGAGTACTGGCAGGCCGCGCAGGACGAGCTGGGGCTGCTCGACGAGATCGGCGCGACCTGGGACGAGAAGGACTTCCTCTCCGGGGCGGCGACGCCGGTGCTGTTCGGGTCGGCACTGTCGAACATCGGGGTGGCCCGGCTGCTCGACTCGCTCGTCGATCTCGCGCCGGCACCGGCGGCCCGGCCGGACGTCGACGGCGAGGACCGGCCGCTGAGCGCCCCGACCTCCGGGCTGGTGTTCAAGGTGCAGGCCGGGATGGACAAGGCGCACCGGGACCGGATGGCGTTCCTGCGGATCTGCTCGGGCCGGTTCGAGCGCGGCATGGTGCTCACCCACGCGACGACCGGCAAGCCGTTCGCCACCAAGTACGCGCAGTCGGTGTTCGGTTCCGAGCGCAGGACGGTCGAGGAGGCGTTCCCGGGTGACATCGTCGGCCTGGTCAACGCGACCGCACTGCGCCCCGGCGACACGCTCTACGCGTCAGGGCCGGTGGAGTTCCCGTCGATCCCCGCGTTCGCGCCGGAGCACTTCGCGGTGATCCGTGCCAAGGACGCCGGCAAGTACAAGCAGTTCCGCAGGGGCATCGAGCAGCTCGGCAACGAGGCCGTCATCCAGATCCTGCGCTCGGACCTGCGCGGCGACCAGGCGCCGGTGCTCGCGGCGGTCGGACCGCTGCAGTTCGACGTCGTCACCGGCCGGCTGGAGACCGAGTTCAACGCGCCGGTGCTGCTGGACCGGCTGCCGTACCAGATCGCGCGGCTCACCGAGCAGGCCGCGGTCGACGCGCTGTCGTCGCAGTCCGAGTGCGAGGTGCTGCGCCGCGACTCCGACGGCGAGTACCTGGCGCTGTTCAGCAACAAGTGGCGGATGGACATCATCCAGAAGAAGTTCCCGGACCTGCGGTTCGAGGCGATGCCGGCGGGATCGTCGATCTCCTGA
- a CDS encoding VOC family protein translates to MLRLGFPVVGVADLDRAAAFWSAALHLTVADEWSSDRWRTLTTPDGDRVLGLMRSDSPPEPRPRLHLDLLVDTTTEQDDEVRRLVELGATLPAWDGYPAEPDFVVIADPEGNVFCVVDLSRAPSSG, encoded by the coding sequence GTGCTGAGACTCGGGTTCCCCGTCGTCGGCGTCGCCGACCTCGACCGCGCCGCCGCGTTCTGGTCGGCCGCGCTCCACCTCACCGTCGCGGACGAGTGGTCGAGCGACCGCTGGCGCACCCTCACCACCCCGGACGGCGACCGGGTGCTCGGTCTCATGCGCAGCGACTCGCCACCGGAACCGCGACCCCGCCTGCACCTCGACCTGCTGGTCGACACCACCACCGAGCAGGACGACGAGGTCCGGCGACTGGTGGAGCTGGGCGCGACACTGCCGGCGTGGGACGGCTACCCGGCGGAGCCCGACTTCGTCGTCATCGCCGATCCGGAGGGCAACGTGTTCTGCGTCGTGGACCTCAGCCGGGCGCCGTCGTCGGGCTGA
- a CDS encoding ankyrin repeat domain-containing protein: MDEAAVELAHRMFDLAREGAGDRLAAYLDAGVPVEITDPKGDTLLILASYYGHDAIVADLLGRGADPGRTNDRGQTAIAAALFARSAPSVTALLDAGADPHHGSPSAWETVEHFDLPEMRELLGARLDT, encoded by the coding sequence ATGGACGAGGCCGCCGTGGAGCTCGCACACCGGATGTTCGACCTGGCCCGGGAGGGCGCGGGCGACCGGCTCGCGGCCTATCTCGACGCCGGCGTGCCGGTGGAGATCACCGACCCGAAGGGCGACACGCTGCTGATCCTGGCGTCCTACTACGGCCACGACGCGATCGTCGCCGATCTCCTGGGCCGGGGTGCCGATCCCGGCCGCACCAACGACCGCGGGCAGACCGCGATCGCCGCGGCGCTCTTCGCCCGCTCGGCCCCGTCGGTGACGGCGCTGCTCGACGCCGGCGCCGACCCGCACCACGGCAGTCCGTCCGCCTGGGAGACCGTGGAGCACTTCGATCTCCCCGAGATGCGGGAGCTGCTGGGAGCGAGGCTTGACACTTAG
- the ligA gene encoding NAD-dependent DNA ligase LigA: protein MSSQTDEQARERHAQLAAEVADHQFRYYVLDAPVVSDGQFDELWHELLGLEDAHPGLATPQSPTQKVGGTFSTEFTAHDHLERMLSLDNAFSADDLRTWQERVTREVGENLHYLCELKIDGLAVNLLYEGGTLTRALTRGDGRTGEDITLNMRTLGEVPVTLTGTDEFPVPALVEVRGEVYFRLEDFDRLNASLVEAGKEPFANPRNTAAGSLRQKDPRVTASRNLRLICHGIGRRDGFTPVTQSQAYDALVAWGLPISPRTRVLRGIEKVVEFVEHWGEHRHDVEHEIDGVVVKVDEVALQRRLGATSRFPRWAIAYKYPPEQATTRLLDIRVNVGRTGRVTPFAVMEPVKVAGSTVEMATLHNADEVRRKGVLIGDRVVIRKAGDVIPEVLGPVTDVRDGSERAFVMPTHCPECGTALVQQKAGDVDRRCPNARSCPAQLRERLFHVAGRGSFDIEGLGYEAAVALLTSGVLTDEGDVFSLTEDELLRTDLFRNQKGELTVNGRKLLTNLEAAKDRPLWRVLVGLSIRHVGPTAAQALAREFGSMEALEQAAARAKEDTEAAGVEIVSDGSAGEEAPAVPVTGDAAVDEAPTGDAPADEVPAGDAPADEAPAAAGGDGPSAAGAAAEAEGDAEAAVADAEKQERAAVRARAKAVAEALAPIAGVDGVGPTIAAAVRDWFSVDWHREVVEKWRASGVRMEDEVDDSVPRFLEGLSIVITGSMDTWSRDEAKEAIMARGGRAAGSVSKKTAFLVAGEAPGSKFDKATELGVPVLDEAGFRILLDRGPDAAREHASAG from the coding sequence GTGAGTTCCCAGACCGACGAGCAGGCCCGCGAGCGGCACGCGCAGCTGGCCGCCGAGGTGGCCGACCACCAGTTCCGGTACTACGTGCTGGACGCGCCCGTCGTGTCCGACGGCCAGTTCGACGAGCTCTGGCACGAGCTGCTCGGGCTGGAGGACGCCCATCCCGGGCTGGCGACGCCGCAGTCGCCGACCCAGAAGGTCGGCGGCACCTTCTCCACCGAGTTCACCGCGCACGACCACCTCGAGCGGATGCTCTCGCTCGACAACGCCTTCTCCGCCGACGACCTGCGGACCTGGCAGGAACGGGTCACCCGCGAGGTCGGCGAGAACCTGCACTACCTCTGCGAGCTCAAGATCGACGGGCTGGCGGTGAACCTGCTCTACGAGGGCGGGACGCTCACCCGCGCGCTGACCCGGGGCGACGGGCGCACCGGCGAGGACATCACGCTGAACATGCGCACCCTCGGAGAGGTGCCGGTCACGCTCACCGGGACCGACGAGTTCCCGGTGCCGGCCCTGGTCGAGGTCCGGGGCGAGGTCTACTTCCGGCTGGAGGACTTCGACCGGCTCAACGCCTCCCTGGTCGAGGCGGGCAAGGAGCCGTTCGCGAACCCCCGCAACACCGCGGCCGGGTCGCTGCGCCAGAAGGACCCGCGGGTCACCGCGTCGAGGAACCTGCGGCTGATCTGCCACGGGATCGGCCGGCGGGACGGGTTCACCCCGGTCACCCAGTCCCAGGCCTACGACGCGCTGGTCGCCTGGGGCCTGCCGATCTCGCCGCGCACGCGGGTGCTGCGGGGGATCGAGAAGGTGGTGGAGTTCGTCGAGCACTGGGGCGAGCACCGGCACGACGTCGAGCACGAGATCGACGGCGTCGTGGTCAAGGTCGACGAGGTCGCGCTGCAGCGCAGGCTCGGCGCGACGTCGCGGTTCCCGCGCTGGGCGATCGCCTACAAGTACCCGCCGGAGCAGGCGACCACGAGGCTCCTCGACATCCGGGTCAACGTCGGGCGGACCGGGCGGGTCACCCCGTTCGCGGTGATGGAGCCGGTCAAGGTCGCCGGGTCGACGGTCGAGATGGCGACCCTGCACAACGCCGACGAGGTGCGCCGCAAGGGCGTGCTGATCGGCGACCGGGTGGTCATCCGCAAGGCGGGGGACGTGATCCCGGAGGTGCTCGGGCCGGTCACCGACGTCCGCGACGGTTCCGAGCGGGCGTTCGTGATGCCGACGCACTGCCCCGAGTGCGGCACCGCCCTGGTGCAGCAGAAGGCGGGCGACGTCGACCGTCGCTGCCCGAACGCCCGGTCCTGCCCGGCGCAGCTGCGCGAGCGGCTGTTCCACGTGGCGGGGCGGGGCTCGTTCGACATCGAGGGGCTCGGCTACGAGGCCGCCGTCGCGCTGCTCACCTCCGGGGTGCTGACCGACGAGGGCGACGTCTTCTCCCTCACCGAGGACGAGCTGCTGCGGACCGACCTGTTCCGGAACCAGAAGGGCGAGCTGACGGTCAACGGCCGCAAGCTGCTCACCAACCTGGAGGCCGCGAAGGACCGTCCGCTGTGGCGGGTGCTGGTCGGGCTCTCGATCCGGCACGTCGGCCCGACCGCCGCCCAGGCGCTCGCTCGCGAGTTCGGCTCCATGGAGGCGCTCGAGCAGGCCGCGGCCCGGGCGAAGGAGGACACCGAGGCGGCCGGCGTCGAGATCGTCTCGGACGGCTCCGCGGGCGAGGAAGCACCGGCCGTCCCGGTCACCGGCGACGCCGCCGTGGACGAGGCCCCCACCGGCGACGCCCCAGCGGACGAGGTCCCCGCCGGCGACGCCCCCGCGGACGAGGCCCCCGCTGCGGCCGGTGGCGACGGGCCGTCCGCCGCGGGCGCCGCGGCCGAGGCGGAGGGCGACGCCGAGGCCGCCGTCGCCGACGCGGAGAAGCAGGAGCGGGCCGCCGTGCGCGCCCGCGCGAAGGCCGTCGCCGAGGCACTGGCCCCGATCGCCGGGGTGGACGGCGTCGGCCCGACCATCGCCGCCGCCGTGCGGGACTGGTTCTCCGTCGACTGGCACCGCGAGGTCGTGGAGAAGTGGCGGGCGTCCGGTGTGCGGATGGAGGACGAGGTCGACGACTCCGTCCCGCGGTTCCTGGAGGGCCTGTCGATCGTGATCACCGGGTCGATGGACACGTGGTCCCGCGACGAGGCCAAGGAGGCGATCATGGCCCGCGGCGGGCGCGCCGCCGGGTCGGTGTCGAAGAAGACCGCGTTCCTCGTCGCCGGGGAGGCCCCGGGGTCGAAGTTCGACAAGGCGACGGAGCTGGGCGTCCCGGTGCTCGACGAGGCAGGCTTCCGGATCCTGCTCGACCGCGGCCCGGACGCGGCGCGGGAACACGCCTCCGCCGGGTGA
- a CDS encoding 3-keto-5-aminohexanoate cleavage protein, whose product MLQAALNGSRPADAHPALPVLPRHLARDARAVARLGVTSVHVHPRDDSGSETNDPSVVGDVVALIRQEAPGIEIGVPTGRWIQPDPNDRVETVLTWGRLGSGKPDVCGVNVHELGWTDVCRAAWSVGIAVELGVWTSGDAVTLRQNGLPPGTRRVIAESTVIDPETAVAEGIRILRALGQPPVPVLLHGEEEGAWPVLEYATRVNIDTRIGFEDVLVRPDGWLATGNDDLVRTALSIRV is encoded by the coding sequence GTGTTGCAGGCGGCTCTCAACGGGTCACGACCGGCGGACGCACATCCCGCCCTCCCGGTGCTGCCGCGCCACCTGGCCCGCGACGCCCGTGCGGTGGCCCGGCTCGGTGTCACCTCGGTGCACGTCCACCCGCGCGACGACTCCGGCTCCGAGACGAACGACCCCTCCGTCGTCGGCGACGTCGTCGCATTGATCCGGCAGGAGGCGCCGGGCATCGAGATCGGCGTGCCCACCGGCCGCTGGATCCAGCCCGACCCGAACGACCGCGTCGAGACCGTCCTGACCTGGGGCCGGCTGGGTTCCGGCAAGCCCGACGTGTGCGGAGTCAACGTGCACGAGCTCGGCTGGACCGACGTCTGCCGGGCCGCCTGGTCGGTCGGCATCGCCGTCGAGCTGGGTGTCTGGACCAGCGGCGACGCGGTGACCCTGCGCCAGAACGGCCTCCCGCCCGGGACCCGGCGGGTGATCGCGGAGTCGACCGTCATCGACCCGGAGACCGCCGTCGCCGAGGGCATCCGGATCCTGCGTGCGCTCGGCCAGCCCCCGGTCCCCGTGCTGCTGCACGGCGAGGAGGAGGGCGCCTGGCCGGTCCTGGAGTACGCGACCCGGGTCAACATCGACACCCGGATCGGTTTCGAGGACGTCCTGGTCCGGCCGGACGGCTGGCTGGCCACCGGCAACGACGACCTCGTCCGCACCGCCCTGTCGATCCGGGTCTGA
- a CDS encoding amino acid-binding protein — translation MSFLLRVILPDKPGNLGAVASALGGAGADILSVDVVERGDGQAIDDIAVELSTHRPPDVLITAAESVPGVTVESVRPHTGQLDTHRELELLDEIAGDPGHGLDLLAAEVPRLFRAGWALVAVSEHGRSYRIAESSAAPETRTGDLPWLPLDRAIALDDGHWVPEPWRAMDTELAAAPFGTGVPPKTLVVGRPGGPVFRPSELARLAHLAGIVATVLKA, via the coding sequence GTGTCGTTCCTGCTCCGGGTCATCCTCCCGGACAAGCCCGGCAACCTCGGAGCCGTGGCGTCCGCGCTCGGCGGTGCGGGTGCGGACATCCTGAGCGTCGACGTCGTCGAGCGTGGCGACGGGCAGGCGATCGACGACATCGCGGTCGAGCTGTCGACCCACCGCCCGCCGGACGTGCTGATCACCGCGGCCGAGTCCGTGCCGGGGGTGACGGTGGAGTCGGTCCGCCCGCACACCGGGCAGCTGGACACACACCGCGAGCTGGAGCTGCTCGACGAGATCGCCGGGGACCCGGGGCACGGGCTCGACCTGCTCGCCGCGGAGGTCCCGCGGCTGTTCCGGGCCGGGTGGGCGCTGGTCGCGGTGAGCGAGCACGGCCGCTCCTACCGCATCGCGGAGAGCTCGGCCGCCCCCGAGACCCGCACCGGGGACCTGCCGTGGCTGCCGCTGGACCGGGCGATCGCGCTCGACGACGGCCACTGGGTGCCCGAGCCGTGGCGGGCGATGGACACCGAGCTGGCCGCGGCACCGTTCGGCACCGGGGTGCCTCCGAAGACGCTGGTGGTCGGGCGCCCGGGCGGGCCGGTGTTCCGGCCGTCGGAGCTGGCGCGGCTGGCGCACCTGGCCGGGATCGTGGCGACGGTCCTCAAGGCCTGA
- the gatC gene encoding Asp-tRNA(Asn)/Glu-tRNA(Gln) amidotransferase subunit GatC, which yields MTADSPAAGGAITRDEVAHLARLARLAVTEEELDVFAGQLDVIIGSVARVGEVAADDIPPTSHAVPLENVFRPDERRPSLEQSQALAGAPAAEQGRFRVPRILGEEQ from the coding sequence ATGACCGCCGATTCCCCCGCAGCGGGCGGGGCCATCACGCGGGACGAGGTCGCACACCTCGCCCGGCTGGCCCGCCTGGCCGTCACCGAGGAGGAGCTGGACGTCTTCGCGGGCCAGCTCGACGTGATCATCGGGTCGGTGGCCCGGGTCGGGGAGGTCGCCGCCGACGACATCCCGCCGACCTCGCACGCCGTCCCGCTGGAGAACGTGTTCCGGCCCGACGAGCGCCGTCCGAGCCTGGAGCAGTCCCAGGCGCTGGCCGGTGCGCCGGCCGCCGAGCAGGGCCGTTTCCGGGTGCCGCGGATCCTGGGGGAGGAGCAGTGA
- the gatA gene encoding Asp-tRNA(Asn)/Glu-tRNA(Gln) amidotransferase subunit GatA: protein MSDLVRMTAAELAGKIHSREVSAVEAAQAHLDRIAAVDDGVHAFLHVGAESALASAGRVDAALADGAVPVSPLAGVPLALKDVFTTSDMPTTCGSKILEGWQPPYDATVTERLRAAGITILGKTNMDEFAMGSSTEHSAYGVTRNPWDTSRVPGGSGGGSAAALAAYEAPLAIGTDTGGSIRQPAAFTGTVGVKPTYGQVSRYGLVACASSLDQGGPCARTVLDAALLHEVIGGHDPRDSTSIDRPVPDVVAAARQGATGDLSGLKVGVVRELGGEGYQPGVRAAYDASLRRLEKLGAELVEVSCPHFEYGMAAYYLILPSEVSSNLARFDAMRYGLRAAEGRSAEEVMANTREQGFGPEVKRRIMLGTYALSSGYYDAYYGQAQKVRTLISRDFAAAFEQADVLVSPTTPTVPFPIGDKVDDPLAMYLNDLATIPTNLAGVAGMSVPSGLSEGLPTGLQVMAPALGEAVMYRVGAAFEAARDADDGGPLIARVPEVSP from the coding sequence GTGAGCGATCTCGTCCGCATGACGGCCGCCGAGCTCGCGGGGAAGATCCACTCCCGCGAGGTCTCCGCGGTCGAGGCCGCACAGGCCCACCTCGACCGGATCGCCGCCGTCGACGACGGGGTGCACGCGTTCCTGCACGTCGGTGCCGAGTCCGCGCTGGCCTCCGCCGGCCGGGTCGACGCCGCGCTGGCCGACGGGGCCGTCCCGGTGTCGCCGCTGGCCGGCGTGCCGCTGGCGCTCAAGGACGTCTTCACCACCTCGGACATGCCGACGACGTGCGGCTCGAAGATCCTCGAGGGCTGGCAGCCGCCGTACGACGCGACGGTCACCGAGCGGCTGCGCGCCGCCGGGATCACGATCCTGGGCAAGACGAACATGGACGAGTTCGCGATGGGCTCCTCCACCGAGCACTCCGCGTACGGCGTCACCCGCAACCCGTGGGACACCTCGCGGGTCCCGGGCGGGTCCGGCGGCGGGTCCGCGGCCGCGCTGGCCGCGTACGAGGCACCGCTGGCGATCGGCACCGACACCGGCGGCTCGATCCGCCAGCCGGCCGCCTTCACCGGCACCGTCGGCGTCAAGCCCACCTACGGCCAGGTCTCGCGCTACGGCCTGGTGGCCTGCGCGTCGTCGCTGGACCAGGGCGGGCCGTGCGCCCGCACGGTGCTCGACGCGGCGCTGCTGCACGAGGTGATCGGCGGGCACGACCCGCGCGACTCGACGTCGATCGACCGGCCGGTGCCCGACGTCGTCGCGGCCGCCCGCCAGGGCGCGACCGGCGACCTGTCCGGGCTGAAGGTCGGCGTCGTCCGCGAGCTGGGCGGTGAGGGCTACCAGCCCGGCGTCCGGGCCGCGTACGACGCGTCGCTGCGCAGGCTCGAGAAGCTCGGAGCCGAGCTGGTCGAGGTGTCCTGCCCGCACTTCGAGTACGGGATGGCCGCCTACTACCTGATCCTGCCGAGCGAGGTGTCGTCGAACCTGGCCCGGTTCGACGCGATGCGCTACGGCCTGCGTGCGGCCGAGGGCCGCAGCGCCGAGGAGGTCATGGCGAACACCCGCGAGCAGGGCTTCGGCCCCGAGGTCAAGCGCCGGATCATGCTCGGTACCTACGCGCTGTCGTCGGGCTACTACGACGCCTACTACGGCCAGGCGCAGAAGGTCCGCACGCTGATCAGCCGGGACTTCGCGGCCGCGTTCGAGCAGGCCGACGTGCTGGTCTCGCCGACCACACCGACCGTGCCGTTCCCGATCGGGGACAAGGTCGACGACCCGCTGGCCATGTACCTCAACGACCTGGCCACGATCCCGACGAACCTGGCAGGCGTGGCCGGGATGTCGGTGCCGTCCGGGCTGTCCGAGGGTCTCCCGACCGGGCTCCAGGTCATGGCGCCCGCGCTCGGCGAGGCCGTGATGTACCGCGTCGGGGCCGCCTTCGAGGCCGCCCGCGACGCCGACGACGGCGGTCCCCTGATCGCGCGCGTTCCGGAGGTGTCCCCGTGA
- the gatB gene encoding Asp-tRNA(Asn)/Glu-tRNA(Gln) amidotransferase subunit GatB: MTTTEPELVEYDDVVARFDPVLGIEVHVELSTNTKMFCGCPTEFGAEPNTQVCPVCLGLPGALPVVNRAAVESAIRIGLALNCSIAPWGRFARKNYFYPDMPKNFQTSQYDEPIAVDGFLDLTLDDGEVVRIGIERAHMEEDTGKSLHVGGSDGRIHGADHSLLDYNRAGVPLIEIVTKMVPDTGARAPEVARAYVTALRDLVKSLGVSDVRMDQGSMRADVNLSLSPKGGALGTRTETKNVNSLRSVERAVRHEMSRQAGVLDAGGEIVQETRHFDEATGHTRAGRRKETSEDYRYFPEPDLVPIAPSAEWVEELRGTLPELPWERRRRIQDEWGVSDEEIRDLVNAGALDLVEATVAAGASSQEARSWWVAYLAQQANTRSVELADLAITPEQVARVIELVATGELTNKLARQVVDGVLDGEGSPDEVVAARGLKVVSDEGELIAAVDAALAEQPDVVEKIRGGKVQAAGAIVGAVMKATKGQADAKRVRELVVERVGT, translated from the coding sequence GTGACCACGACCGAACCCGAGCTGGTGGAGTACGACGACGTCGTCGCGCGCTTCGACCCGGTGCTGGGCATCGAGGTGCACGTGGAGCTGTCCACGAACACCAAGATGTTCTGCGGCTGCCCGACGGAGTTCGGTGCCGAGCCGAACACCCAGGTCTGCCCGGTCTGCCTGGGCCTGCCCGGCGCGCTGCCGGTCGTCAACCGGGCCGCGGTGGAGTCGGCGATCCGGATCGGCCTGGCGCTGAACTGCTCGATCGCCCCCTGGGGCCGGTTCGCCCGGAAGAACTACTTCTACCCGGACATGCCGAAGAACTTCCAGACCAGCCAGTACGACGAGCCGATCGCCGTCGACGGGTTCCTGGACCTGACCCTCGACGACGGCGAGGTCGTCCGGATCGGCATCGAGCGCGCGCACATGGAGGAGGACACCGGCAAGTCGCTGCACGTGGGCGGCTCGGACGGCCGGATCCACGGCGCCGACCACTCGCTGCTCGACTACAACCGGGCCGGCGTCCCGCTGATCGAGATCGTCACGAAGATGGTCCCGGACACCGGCGCCCGCGCCCCGGAGGTCGCCCGCGCGTACGTCACCGCGCTGCGTGACCTGGTCAAGTCCCTCGGCGTCTCGGACGTCCGGATGGACCAGGGCTCGATGCGCGCCGACGTGAACCTGTCGCTGTCGCCGAAGGGTGGCGCGCTGGGGACCCGCACCGAGACGAAGAACGTGAACTCGCTGCGGTCGGTCGAGCGCGCGGTCCGGCACGAGATGAGCCGGCAGGCCGGGGTGCTCGACGCGGGTGGCGAGATCGTCCAGGAGACCCGGCACTTCGACGAGGCCACCGGGCACACCCGCGCCGGGCGGCGCAAGGAGACCTCGGAGGACTACCGGTACTTCCCGGAGCCCGACCTGGTCCCGATCGCGCCGTCCGCCGAGTGGGTCGAGGAGCTCCGCGGCACCCTGCCGGAGCTGCCGTGGGAGCGGCGCCGCCGGATCCAGGACGAGTGGGGCGTCTCCGACGAGGAGATCCGCGACCTGGTCAACGCCGGTGCGCTGGACCTGGTCGAGGCGACCGTCGCCGCGGGGGCCTCGTCGCAGGAGGCCCGCTCCTGGTGGGTCGCCTACCTCGCCCAGCAGGCCAACACCCGCTCGGTGGAGCTCGCCGACCTCGCGATCACCCCCGAGCAGGTCGCCCGGGTGATCGAGCTCGTCGCGACGGGGGAGCTGACGAACAAGCTCGCCCGCCAGGTCGTCGACGGCGTGCTCGACGGCGAGGGCTCCCCGGACGAGGTCGTGGCCGCCCGTGGCCTGAAGGTCGTCTCCGACGAGGGCGAGCTGATCGCCGCCGTCGACGCGGCCCTGGCGGAGCAGCCCGACGTCGTGGAGAAGATCCGCGGCGGGAAGGTGCAGGCGGCCGGCGCGATCGTCGGTGCGGTCATGAAGGCGACCAAGGGCCAGGCCGACGCCAAGCGCGTCCGCGAGCTGGTCGTGGAGCGGGTGGGCACGTAG